A genome region from Clostridium sp. 'White wine YQ' includes the following:
- the ptsP gene encoding phosphoenolpyruvate--protein phosphotransferase: protein MIKGIAASKGYAIGKAFIQEHEEIVITDQKVNDIVEEKQKLHNALEASKGQLQKIKEKAVKEMGAEKAEVFEAHITLLDDPEFTGQMEMEIENTKINAMKAVEGVTNTFVMIFESMDDEYMRERAADIKDVSKRIILNLAGKGGDAFSITEENTIVIAHDLTPSDTAQLDRTKVIAFLTNIGGRTSHSAIMARTLEIPAVVGLGNITATVQNGDFVIVDGIKGEVIINPSEEVVNEYKAKRESFIKEQEELKKLIDVKTVTKAGKRVEVCGNIGKPEDVNQVLANGGDGVGLFRTEFLYMDRDSAPTEDEQYDSYRYVLQKMEGKQVVIRTLDIGGDKTLPYLPLPQEMNPFLGYRAIRLCLDRKELFKVQLRALLRASIHGKLAVMFPMISGLEEFNQAKEVVEECKAELRAEGKEYSEEIQWGIMVEIPAAAVYADELAKHVDFFSIGTNDLIQYTLAADRMSEKVSYLYNPMHPAVLRLIKMTIDGAHKHGKWVGMCGEMAGDETAIPTLVEYGLDEFSMSASSILNAKKIIMEQ from the coding sequence ATGATAAAAGGAATTGCAGCTTCAAAAGGCTACGCAATAGGAAAAGCATTTATTCAAGAACATGAAGAGATAGTAATAACTGACCAAAAGGTGAATGATATAGTTGAAGAAAAACAAAAGCTACATAATGCGTTAGAAGCATCTAAAGGACAATTACAAAAAATAAAAGAAAAAGCAGTTAAAGAGATGGGTGCTGAAAAAGCAGAAGTTTTTGAAGCTCATATCACACTTCTTGATGATCCAGAATTTACTGGTCAAATGGAAATGGAAATAGAAAACACTAAGATAAACGCTATGAAAGCTGTTGAGGGAGTTACAAACACTTTCGTAATGATATTCGAATCTATGGATGATGAATATATGAGAGAAAGAGCAGCAGACATTAAAGACGTTTCTAAGAGAATTATATTAAACTTAGCTGGTAAAGGCGGAGATGCATTCTCAATTACTGAAGAAAATACAATAGTAATTGCTCACGATTTAACTCCTTCAGATACAGCTCAACTAGATAGAACTAAGGTTATTGCATTCTTAACTAACATTGGTGGAAGAACTTCTCACTCAGCTATTATGGCGAGAACATTAGAAATTCCTGCTGTTGTTGGATTAGGAAATATAACAGCTACAGTACAAAATGGAGATTTTGTTATAGTTGATGGTATCAAAGGTGAAGTTATAATAAATCCATCAGAAGAAGTTGTTAATGAATATAAAGCAAAAAGAGAATCATTCATTAAAGAACAAGAGGAATTAAAGAAATTAATAGATGTTAAAACCGTTACTAAGGCTGGTAAGAGAGTTGAAGTATGTGGAAATATCGGTAAACCAGAAGATGTAAACCAAGTATTAGCTAATGGTGGAGACGGTGTTGGATTATTCAGAACAGAGTTCTTATACATGGATAGAGATAGTGCACCAACTGAAGATGAACAATATGATTCATACAGATATGTTCTTCAAAAGATGGAAGGAAAGCAAGTTGTAATAAGAACATTAGATATTGGAGGAGATAAAACTCTACCATATCTACCATTACCACAAGAAATGAATCCATTCTTAGGATATAGAGCAATAAGACTTTGTTTAGATAGAAAAGAATTATTCAAGGTTCAATTAAGAGCATTATTAAGAGCATCTATTCACGGAAAGCTAGCTGTAATGTTCCCAATGATTTCTGGACTTGAAGAATTTAATCAAGCTAAAGAAGTAGTTGAAGAATGTAAAGCAGAATTAAGAGCAGAAGGAAAAGAGTACTCAGAAGAAATTCAATGGGGAATCATGGTTGAAATACCAGCAGCAGCTGTGTATGCAGATGAATTAGCTAAGCATGTAGACTTCTTCTCAATTGGAACTAACGACTTGATTCAATATACTTTAGCAGCTGATAGAATGAGTGAAAAAGTATCATATTTATATAACCCAATGCATCCAGCAGTATTAAGATTAATAAAGATGACAATTGATGGAGCTCATAAGCATGGAAAATGGGTTGGAATGTGTGGAGAAATGGCTGGAGACGAAACAGCTATACCAACACTTGTAGAATATGGATTAGATGAATTCTCAATGAGTGCATCATCTATACTTAACGCTAAGAAGATAATAATGGAGCAATAG
- a CDS encoding sigma 54-interacting transcriptional regulator has translation MYTRNIAILDPNGLHTRVAAMLVNEVDKLQSKYSVNLYIKKPQKTDWLAFSMLALLSLRVRCNETIIIGSKNDDEASKKAIDILYSFIMSKINLESQLMEQIDVFIEESKIANEQILDSLPIGIVVIDINSNITYINDYALKIFGIEHSSAIGKPIEDSVENTKLPSVIASPQKQFGQIQHINGRIITVNRSPIISKSKLIGACGVFQDVSDIVGMKELNEKFLKIMEISHDLICFVDENGIITYINPAYINHLGSISENIGKSIFEVSPKGLRVKAFEKKERIENIVRTKNGVDIISTITPLFIDGDFKGILSTSKVVSEIKELASKLERSQEQVEYYREELKKHTLSSNGFSQIIGISSSLKEVIYVSKKAAESTSTVLVRGESGTGKELIANAIHHNSTRKDKPFIKVNCAAIPENLLESELFGYEKGAFTGATKSKPGKFSIADGGTIFLDEIGDMPLSMQVKLLRVLQEREIESLGGITPQKIDVRVITATNRNLEEMIQSGTFREDLYYRLNVLSVQLPPLRDRKEDIPALVEYFILKINDKLSKNIKGIDKTALSELINYSWPGNIRELENIIERAINLCEDEFISSKDLPYHFRVTSSKKASILPLDDEILPFEEYEKIIIQKAMEKYGSYNKAGKALGLTHRTISLKCKKYGIE, from the coding sequence ATGTACACTAGAAACATAGCTATTCTAGATCCAAATGGACTTCATACAAGAGTTGCTGCAATGCTAGTAAATGAAGTAGATAAGTTACAATCGAAATATTCCGTTAATCTATATATTAAAAAACCTCAAAAGACTGACTGGTTAGCATTTTCTATGTTGGCCTTGCTTTCCCTTAGAGTTAGATGCAATGAAACTATAATAATTGGTTCTAAAAATGATGATGAAGCTTCAAAAAAAGCTATAGACATTTTATATTCATTTATAATGAGTAAGATCAATTTAGAATCTCAGTTAATGGAACAAATCGACGTTTTCATTGAGGAAAGTAAAATTGCTAATGAACAAATACTTGACTCCTTACCTATTGGGATTGTTGTCATTGATATAAATTCAAATATTACTTACATTAATGATTATGCTCTAAAGATATTTGGAATTGAACATTCTAGTGCCATTGGTAAACCTATTGAAGACTCAGTTGAAAATACTAAACTTCCTTCAGTTATTGCCTCTCCACAAAAGCAATTTGGACAAATTCAACATATAAATGGAAGAATAATAACTGTAAATAGAAGTCCAATTATAAGTAAATCTAAACTTATAGGAGCCTGTGGAGTTTTTCAAGATGTATCAGATATTGTTGGTATGAAGGAATTAAACGAAAAATTTCTTAAAATAATGGAAATTTCCCATGATCTAATCTGCTTCGTTGATGAAAATGGAATAATAACCTACATTAATCCTGCTTACATCAATCATTTAGGCAGTATATCCGAGAACATAGGAAAAAGTATATTTGAAGTTTCTCCAAAAGGGTTAAGAGTTAAGGCTTTTGAAAAAAAAGAGCGTATTGAAAATATAGTTAGAACAAAAAATGGTGTAGATATAATCTCAACTATAACTCCACTATTTATAGATGGTGACTTTAAAGGAATTCTTTCAACTTCAAAAGTTGTTTCTGAGATAAAGGAGCTCGCAAGTAAACTTGAAAGATCTCAAGAACAAGTGGAATATTATAGAGAAGAATTAAAGAAACACACTTTAAGTTCTAATGGTTTTTCACAAATTATTGGAATAAGTTCTTCCCTTAAGGAAGTTATTTATGTATCTAAAAAAGCTGCTGAAAGTACGTCAACAGTGCTAGTAAGAGGAGAAAGTGGAACTGGTAAAGAATTAATCGCAAATGCCATTCATCATAATTCTACCAGAAAAGATAAACCTTTTATTAAAGTTAATTGTGCTGCTATCCCAGAGAATCTTTTAGAAAGTGAACTTTTCGGTTATGAAAAAGGTGCATTTACTGGTGCAACAAAATCAAAGCCAGGAAAATTTTCAATCGCTGATGGAGGTACTATATTTTTAGATGAAATTGGTGATATGCCGTTATCAATGCAGGTAAAACTATTAAGAGTATTGCAGGAAAGAGAAATAGAGAGTTTAGGAGGTATAACTCCTCAAAAAATAGATGTTAGGGTTATTACTGCTACTAATAGAAACTTAGAAGAAATGATACAAAGTGGAACTTTTAGAGAAGATTTATACTATAGATTAAATGTTTTATCTGTACAACTTCCTCCTCTAAGGGATAGAAAAGAAGATATTCCTGCTTTAGTTGAGTATTTTATTCTGAAAATCAATGACAAACTCTCTAAAAATATAAAAGGAATTGATAAGACAGCTTTGTCAGAGCTAATAAATTACTCCTGGCCAGGTAATATTAGAGAACTAGAAAATATAATTGAAAGAGCAATAAATCTTTGTGAAGATGAATTTATTTCTTCAAAGGATTTACCTTATCATTTTAGGGTAACATCATCAAAAAAAGCTTCTATCCTTCCGCTAGATGATGAGATACTTCCTTTTGAAGAATATGAAAAAATAATTATTCAAAAGGCTATGGAGAAATACGGAAGCTATAATAAGGCTGGTAAAGCTTTAGGACTTACCCATAGAACTATATCACTGAAGTGTAAAAAATATGGAATAGAATAA
- a CDS encoding DUF1836 domain-containing protein, translated as MKVENIKSLIDKLSLENAINLDEIPEIDLYMDQVIQLFEAKYIETLRNEEEKVLTKTMINNYAKDKLIMPIKNKKYSKEHLILLSLIYQFKGSLSINDIKKIMNPIVKSLSEGEEFPLRKLYTEYLERYNEDVNNFISAVDKSAGDVDPKEDEYISKMLLLSSFINMSNMYRKLAERIVDDISLSEK; from the coding sequence ATGAAAGTTGAAAATATTAAAAGCTTAATAGATAAGCTATCATTAGAAAATGCAATAAACTTAGATGAAATACCAGAAATAGATTTATATATGGATCAAGTTATACAACTATTTGAAGCTAAATATATAGAAACTCTTCGAAATGAAGAAGAGAAGGTTTTAACGAAAACTATGATAAACAACTATGCTAAGGATAAATTAATAATGCCCATAAAAAACAAAAAATATTCAAAGGAACATTTAATTCTCTTATCATTAATTTATCAATTTAAAGGAAGTCTATCAATAAATGATATTAAAAAAATTATGAATCCAATTGTTAAATCCTTAAGTGAAGGAGAAGAATTCCCTCTAAGAAAATTATACACAGAATACTTAGAAAGATATAACGAGGATGTGAATAATTTTATAAGTGCTGTTGATAAATCAGCTGGGGATGTTGACCCAAAAGAAGATGAGTATATAAGTAAAATGTTACTATTAAGCTCATTTATAAATATGAGTAATATGTATAGAAAACTTGCAGAAAGAATAGTAGATGATATAAGCTTAAGTGAAAAATAA
- the trhA gene encoding PAQR family membrane homeostasis protein TrhA: MEKYFREPINGFTHLFGAVASLIGLIFMLIKVSINGASALSITAIAIFGASMILLYSASATYHMVKASDKVISFLRKLDHSMIFVLIAGSYTPFCLIALNGVQGWVLFSIIMSIAVIGIIFKMIWFNCPRWLSTLIYILMGWIAVFAIVPLYSAISLNGVLLLVLGGVLYTVGGLIYAIKPKILTFKYLGFHEIFHIFILLGTLAHFFCIFKYVI, translated from the coding sequence ATGGAAAAGTACTTTAGAGAACCAATCAACGGATTTACTCATCTTTTTGGTGCCGTGGCATCACTTATAGGATTAATATTCATGCTTATAAAAGTTTCTATTAATGGTGCTTCGGCTTTATCTATTACAGCAATCGCTATTTTTGGTGCTAGCATGATTCTATTATACTCAGCTTCAGCAACATATCATATGGTAAAAGCTTCTGACAAGGTTATTAGTTTTTTAAGGAAATTAGATCACTCTATGATATTTGTACTTATTGCAGGTTCTTATACTCCTTTTTGTCTTATAGCTTTAAATGGAGTTCAAGGTTGGGTGCTTTTTTCAATAATAATGTCTATAGCAGTTATTGGAATAATATTTAAAATGATTTGGTTTAATTGTCCTAGATGGTTATCCACTCTAATTTATATTCTTATGGGCTGGATAGCAGTCTTTGCAATAGTTCCACTTTATTCTGCTATCTCATTAAATGGTGTTCTATTACTTGTCTTAGGCGGTGTTCTCTATACCGTTGGAGGTTTAATATATGCAATAAAACCTAAGATACTTACATTTAAATACTTAGGTTTTCATGAAATATTCCACATATTCATTTTATTAGGTACATTAGCTCACTTCTTTTGTATTTTTAAATATGTAATTTAA
- a CDS encoding accessory gene regulator B family protein, producing MRRFIKAFSKIIAKSNEYNEEQEQEVEYALRVIIFEVAKFIGTIIVFCTIGYPVQGLLAIGLMSLSKPFIGGYHEDNQVKCFISTLVTIGSIIYLENNIRLNFTSVVLLGGVSIFCIWNQAPIVNPKMMLTKIELINRNRRVGIFIIVLQYLVSIILFKYTCISTLIVWVILFQALLMFNKKKDINLGES from the coding sequence TTGAGAAGATTTATAAAAGCATTCTCTAAAATAATTGCAAAATCAAATGAATATAATGAGGAGCAAGAGCAGGAAGTTGAGTATGCTTTGCGAGTTATTATATTTGAAGTTGCAAAGTTTATTGGAACTATAATTGTATTTTGTACTATTGGTTACCCGGTACAGGGGTTATTAGCGATTGGGTTAATGTCTTTAAGTAAGCCTTTTATAGGCGGATACCATGAAGATAATCAAGTAAAATGCTTTATATCTACTCTGGTCACTATAGGAAGTATAATTTATTTGGAAAATAATATTAGATTGAATTTTACTTCAGTGGTTCTACTTGGAGGAGTATCAATATTTTGCATATGGAATCAAGCACCTATAGTTAATCCTAAAATGATGTTAACAAAGATTGAACTAATTAATAGAAATAGAAGAGTAGGAATTTTTATTATTGTGTTGCAATATTTAGTTTCTATAATTCTATTTAAGTATACTTGCATATCAACTTTAATAGTATGGGTAATATTATTTCAAGCGCTACTAATGTTTAATAAGAAAAAAGACATAAATTTAGGAGAATCTTAA